One stretch of Sebastes umbrosus isolate fSebUmb1 chromosome 5, fSebUmb1.pri, whole genome shotgun sequence DNA includes these proteins:
- the cbarpb gene encoding voltage-dependent calcium channel beta subunit-associated regulatory protein: MSNESTVWNILPENSTEIPLEAEEQRDGYVLVLVILFIFLVGTVIFISLFLIACRRCCRGGQCCARASDDPEKTNTTYVEESQPTHEITIMVDESECLSMASSHDQETERFLSTGTQGRRVSFNEAALFDHGKKAQEKGRRYTLTEGDFHHLKNARLTHLHIPPPALKIVTIHECDSAENSITMTTRPVAKSALSIFQPMLCPLPQTRLTSLGVNPSCALPGDALNSVVDTSFSGKAIALSIKEPSSSSIEMLGAGPRGRGSSVSVGEGAAARSGVVPHAGGGAGSQGPVLQFFTKLRRHASLEGASPYFKIKKWKLDSSQRASSLDTRGSPKRRQFQRQRAASESMDQDDNDAHHIDLIQYIARTQDIPYCSSRPSTRLLSPPSTPPPSLGRVEVEVMVEPSCSHGGPGVIGLSPDPQDEALSLARREGADPLDPLDPQDPQTLYKDIWTLRASLEHYAASDQSSNNDRNSVCSDAESVCSLGGRTETERGGLPSYPSQDLGDEAEGGEDDKDILMYVDERLGVKERRKRKQDSTDSERGGSDGETGTRKLLQMDSGYASIEAPCRGPEELRLFGGMSGSPKDRTAHEKRHHFTEAGRSGTIGESFESHLFEEEPEEELLLGASGGVSIETGAGSLSWLPYGQMLTPREAAQPSPQPPTLHRRDYSIDEKTDALFHEFLRHDPQFDQQESPLRKHRSRIHLRKQWQRHKQWSDPGVRHFQTSFDRHRAPLRRGESVNYPLDTSYHSTLPRIVSAPDEETSDGTGSAPDTPKVKPTTTESVCKEQGDTEDHTSSSPPPHHPSVSEKDGGLGEHHDPQEDSKQSGLPPEPPDERSPPQLPDSSGYGPQTITAELTDKLTANLDERLYTGLRMTKDTATECVTVTATHASPDHSPV, encoded by the exons GAGATCCCACTCGAGGCCGAGGAGCAGCGAGATGGCTACGTGCTCGTCCTGGTgatcctcttcatcttcctggTAGGAACGGtgatcttcatctctctcttcctcatcGCCTGCCGTCGCTGCTGTCGAGGAGGGCAATGCTGTGCCAG GGCCAGCGATGACCCTGAGAAAACCAACACCACCTACGTGGAGGAGTCTCAGCCCACCCATG AAATCACCATCATGGTGGATGAGTCAGAGTGCCTGTCAATGGCCAGCTCTCACGACCAGGAGACTGAGCGCTTCCTCTCCACGGGCACCCAGGGCCGCCGCGTCTCCTTCAATGAGGCTGCGCTCTTCGATCACGGCAAGAAGGCCCAGGAGAAGGGCCGCAG GTACACTCTGACCGAGGGCGACTTCCACCACCTGAAGAATGCCCGGCTCACACACCTGCACATCCCTCCCCCGGCCCTCAAGATAGTCACCATCCACGAGTGTGACTCGGCCGAGAACAGCATCACCATGACGACGCGCCCAGTCGCTAAGTCGGCACTTTCCATCTTCCAG CCGATGCTGTGCCCCCTCCCACAAACACGGCTGACCAGCCTGGGTGTCAATCCCAGCTGTGCCCTCCCTGGAGACGCTCTGAACTCTGTGGTGGACACCAGCTTCAGTGGGAAAGCTATCGCTCTCAGCATTAAAGAGCCGAGCTCCAGCTCT atcgAGATGCTGGGAGCGGGGCCTCGGGGCAGAGGCAGCAGTGTCAGCGTCGGAGAAGGGGCCGCTGCGAGGAGCGGCGTTGTCCCTCATGCTGGCGGCGGCGCAGGAAGCCAGGGGCCCGTGCTGCAGTTCTTCACTAAACTGCGGCGCCACGCTAGTCTGGAGGGGGCCAGTCCATACTTCAAGATCAAGAAGTGGAAGCTGGACAGCAGCCAGAGAGCCTCGAGCCTGGACACCAGAG GCTCGCCAAAGAGGAGACAGTTCCAGCGGCAGCGAGCCGCCAGTGAGAGCATGGACCAGGATGACAACGACGCTCACCACATAGACCTCATCCAGTACATCGCCCGCACCCAGGACATCCCCTACTGTTCCAGCCGCCCCTCGACAcgcctcctctcacctccttcCACACCACCCCCCTCCCTCGGCAG GGTAGAGGTAGAGGTGATGGTGGAGCCCAGCTGCAGCCACGGAGGACCAGGGGTGATTGGCCTTTCCCCTGATCCCCAAGACGAAGCACTGTCCCTGGCAAGAAGGGAAGGTGCAGACCCTTTGGACCCCCTAGATCCCCAGGACCCCCAAACCCTTTACAAAGACATCTGGACCCTACGTGCGTCACTGGAACACTACGCCGCCTCCGACCAGAGCAGCAACAACGACAGGAACTCCGTCTGCAGTGATGCTGAAAGCGTGTGTTCGCTGGGCGGGCGCacggagacagaaagaggaggGCTTCCCAGCTACCCGTCCCAGGATTTAGGAGATGAGGCGGAGGGTGGAGAGGACGACAAGGACATTTTGATGTATGTGGATGAGAGGTTGGGggtgaaggagaggagaaagaggaaacaaGATAGCACAGATTCAGAGCGAGGGGGCAGCGATGGAGAAACAGGGACTCGTAAATTGCTGCAGATGGACAGCGGCTACGCGTCGATAGAGGCGCCGTGTCGCGGTCCAGAAGAGCTGCGATTGTTTGGGGGCATGAGCGGCAGCCCAAAGGACAGAACAGCCCACGAAAAGAGGCACCACTTTACCGAAGCAGGGCGAAGCGGCACTATCGGGGAGAGCTTCGAGTCTCATCTCTTTGAGGAGGAGCCGGAGGAGGAgttgttgttgggtgccagtgGAGGAGTTTCCATAGAAACAGGTGCTGGTTCACTGAGCTGGTTACCATATGGTCAGATGCTCACACCTCGAGAGGCTGCTCAGCCTTCACCTCAACCGCCAACGCTGCACCGGCGAGACTACAGCATAGATGAGAAGACGGACGCCCTCTTCCATGAGTTCCTCCGCCACGACCCTCAGTTTGACCAGCAGGAGTCGCCGCTAAGGAAGCACCGGTCCCGAATCCACCTCCGCAAGCAGTGGCAGCGCCACAAGCAGTGGAGCGACCCTGGCGTCAGACACTTCCAGACCTCTTTTGACAGACACCGGGCCCCGCTACGGAGGGGTGAAAGTGTGAACTACCCACTGGACACAAGCTACCACAGCACACTCCCCCGCATCGTCAGCGCTCCCGACGAGGAGACCAGCGACGGGACCGGCAGCGCTCCTGACACCCCAAAGGTCAAGCCTACGACTACTGAGAGTGTGTGCAAGGAGCAGGGTGACACTGAGGACCACACCTCCTCTTCTCCACCACCTCATCATCCCTCCGTCTCAGAGAAAGATGGCGGTCTGGGTGAGCACCACGACCCTCAGGAGGACAGCAAACAATCCGGACTTCCTCCCGAACCCCCGGACGAGCGCTCGCCCCCTCAGCTGCCCGACTCCTCAGGCTACGGCCCGCAGACCATCACAGCGGAGCTCACAGACAAACTGACTGCTAACCTGGACGAGAGGCTGTACACGGGCCTTCGCATGACCAAGGACACGGCCACTGAGTGTGTGACGGTGACGGCCACGCACGCTTCTCCGGACCACAGCCCAGTGTAG